ctgagcgcgccaagttcctgctcctccaccccaccccaccccggagcatgctaatgctgccaaacagctgtttggtggtggctgggtgggcagaggagccaggacgcagtatgctcaggggagggggaggtggggggagcatggctgccagtgggtgcagagcacccacagaaTCAGTGTCTATGCCCACAGTGATACATATCTTTGGGAACCATACTGTACTAAGTTACTGCATGggattgcaatatctgtcacagttaTACCACTCCAGATATCGCCTTTGTGTTGAAGTAGTGACCACATTCAGATGTTTTTGCTCACTGTTCTTATGCATATCCCATGGATGCTGCCGCTGAATATAGGCCATAGAATTATAGAAGACATGTAACTTGCTCAAACATAGTACTCAGTGTTGCATGTCAGATCAAATGACAAATTTCCCCACATAAACTCAGTATAAGTTTTTCAGAAGTTGTTCTTGTAATTAATTGGAACTTGTTTTTCAACTTGTACCACAGAGATCCCCATTAGAGTGAAATATTGTTTTCTTACCACTAGAGGTCTCTGTTTAATCATGATGATGAAGAGACGCAAACCACACTAATAGTCTTTCTTATGTTAGCTTGCAGATACAAATGCTTTGCCAAGCTTAAAAGAACTTCCAGAGTCTAATTCAGACACAGATAAAAGGACCTGGGATCTGTTTAGCTGGATTTTATCATCTAAATTCTTAACTATACAAAGTACTAAGAAAAAGGAGGTAAGATTTCAAATTCTTAGTGAAAGTTTCATGACGTGTTTGCTATTTAACACAACCATTTGCATGCAGGTGGTTCCCTCGACCTAGGATTTAAGGGTTGTTTATTGTAAGGATTGAAAAGTATGTCAAGTGAACACATTTTCTGGTAGGcatgggtgctggctggtgactcttgcccacatgctcagggtttaactgatcgccatatttggggtcgggaaggaattttcctccggggcagattggcagaggccctggagttttttcgccttcctctgcagcatgggtcacttgctggaggattctctgcagcttgaggtcttcaaaccgcaatttgaagacttcagtaactcagacataggttaggggtttgttatagaagtggatgggtaagattctgtggcctgctttgtgcaagaggtcagactagatgatcataatggtcccttctgaccttaaagtctatgaataaaGAGACAGTGTCCTTACCCCAAAGAGCTcaaaatctaaatagacaagaacaGAAGAAGGAATGTGTGCAGCAAAAGCAAGTGAATGATGGAGTGGTGATTAATTTTTATatctatttttattaaataataataataaatataaatataaaaataatgttttatttCCTATTAAAATCCCAAAGGTTTGTCTTAGCAAAACCCTTATATTGCTAATGTATGGTTAATCACACTTGACCACTCTATTTAATGTTGTGCTCCTACCCTGTGTTCAGATTGTGAGGTCCTCAAGGCAGGAACCAGGCCACTTTTTCTATTTAGAAAACACCTCgtgttgaggaggaagaatgaGCTAGTGGTTCAGGTGCCAGCCCAGGACGCAGGATACCGGGGTTCGTTTCCATGCTCAGCCGCAGACGCCATGTGTGATCTTGCATAGGtaacttagtctctctgtgcctcaggttccaatctgtaaaatgtgCACTACCTCGCGGGGattttgtgaggataaatgtgttaaacattgtgaggcactcagatacaacAGTAATGGAGACTGTCTAAGTACCTAAGAGAATTGTGGATGCTGCTGGAAATGATCAAAATGTCTTTTTGTTCCACATCTTTTTCTTTCCCAAGGAACATATCTCATGAATATATCTATATCATAGCCTTGTTTGTGTGCCGGGATTATGACACCATAAAGATgtctcttcctttcctccctttCATTGCATCATCCACTTAACTCTGATATCTGAGTCACATTactgggagaggaggtgggggagatggggattTAACTTTGATGTCATAACCTTACCACTCAGCAATGCTCATGAATATTCatagagaagcagcaaaggagaaGAGGGCAGGAGCATGGAAGAAAAGAAACCCTTACAGTTCCCAGAATCCACTTGGTCTTCTGTGGTTACCATTACCAGCTAACTGGGTATTAATACTGAATTGTAAATACGCATAGGCAAATATATTAAGGAACTAGGAAAGGATCTGAGACACTAAGCAAATTTCCAGTGAATAAActagacctttaaaaaaaataacactaGGATTCCTTTCTGTGTTTAAGTATGAGAAGATCCAAGAGTTGACAGGAATGTCAAGTGATGCTGTTCCTACTCCTGACTTCCTCTTTGAAATAGTGTATTGTGATCAGATGAATGCTAAATTTGATGAAACCAGGGGAGAAAGGAACCTTATTTATGCATTCCATGGGAGTCGCCTTGAGAACTTCCATTCCATACTGCACAATGGATTACATTGCCATTTAAATAGGGTAAGGTTTCCAATATTTCTTGCATTAAACACACAGCTTCATCCTTTGTTCACAAACTCTGAGGCATGTTTTAAACACATGTACAAACGTGTGTAGGGATAAAAATGTGATCTCATGTTGCTATTTGTTTTCCTTGATGACAACAAAGTTAACTTTGCATATGATTATACTAGGTTTTATAATGTAGATTGAGCTTAAAAAAATGCAGGTGGTGTGAAACTGGCATTAAGTTATAGTAGTTTCTCCAATATGCCTGGTTGTAGCCATCCTTcactttaaaaaccaaaaaaaaaaaaaaaaaatgaatttagtGCCTCTGAAAAATTTAACAGCTCAGAGCCTTGGACCAGGAGGAAAATGGTCAGTGTAGGCTCTCTGTGCCCAGGTCTCAACCCTGGACCACCTCTAAAAGTGGTAAACTACCTGCCAATTGAGAGTTCTTTGCATCCATCTAACAAGGATGTCATTTAGTGGGGAGTGGGACTTTGTGGATGTCCACACCTGTTTGATAGAAGCTAGCTGGGACTATCACTTCTTTTCATGTAGGTTGTCACGTAGCTTGCAGACAGTAAAAATACATAGTCTCTACCAACCTGGGCCACGTGTGAAACAGTGACTTACTGTTTTTAATTTCATCCCCACATTAAGCACTGAAGTtcacatgaaaacaaaaaattaaaaggcCCACACATCGAGGGTTCCAGAGGGTAAGAAAGAATCTTTACCTTCCCAGGAGGGCACAGCTGGCATGGTGTGTTTcgatttttttccccaccctcATGAATTATCACATTGTCTATAATGGGAGACAGTGTGCTAGATTAGATGGGGTGGCAAATCCTATGTTTCTAAACTGTTAAAGCAATtgcatttggggggaaaaaaaatcatacttcAAGAATTTTTCTCCCTTGCAAAGCAGGTTTCTAAATGTCACTAAGGACTTGTCCATACACAAAAGTTGCACCACTTTAaatataccagtatagttaaagttGTACAACCTCCTTAGTGTGGTTTAAAAGTGCTTATACTGGTCTAgcttaaatcagttttaaaaaaaaatagtaacacCCCTAACTGAAATAGTTACACTGGTACAAAGTCTGTCTGTAGTCCAGCGCTAAGGACGTTAAGATCTGAGACTTCTGAATTTCACTGCTGTGTTATTAAGCTCCATAATACTTTTGGAAACCACGTGCTGGCATTTGGAAAGGAAAGTGCAGTGCTACACTGTATTATTGTTCCATGTGGCCATTCAGAGTGTTTGATCTGATGCAGTCTCTCTTGATTTACTTTTGTGCTATTTCAGACATCCTTGTTTGGCGAAGGTACCTACCTTACCAGTGATCTAAGCCTTGCTCTTCTGTATAGCCCTCATGGTCTTGGGTGGCAACGCAGTGTTCTGGGCCCTATCCTTAGCTGTGTAGCGGTTTGTGAGATTATCGATCATCCAGATGTAAAATGCCAGGTGAAGAAGAAAGGTGAGTGTATAGAAATAATTACAGCTAGAGTGTGTGTTAGTCTTCTATTAATACTCCTCAGGTCTTAGGTTGTGTATATGTGCAGTAATACAGCTAAGAATGTACTCGTGTGTACACTAGTTTCCCACCAGCAGAAACTGACCAGGAGGCACCTTTTCTGGATGACCCATTAGCAAATCTACAAAAGCTTTccacaaaaatggaaaaaataaaacttGATCATTCTAGTAGCGGGGCCTAGCTAGATCAGTATAGAAACCAAAATAGCATCCTATTTTGTTTTAATCTAGCGTCAGTACGATAACAGAACACGTTCTGTAATGCAGAGTTATTTCATTTGTTCCACAAGTGAACCCATGCCAAGGTATTCCTGTAACAGCAAGAGTAATATGCATTCTGGACTTAGGCATGTTAGACTCATAACAAAGCTATAATTTCATTTTGCTGTTGTATTATTTCTCTATCCTCTCTGATGTTTGCAACCCTCAAGCATCGTGCTCTAGGCCTGCCTTCTCCTTCTCTAACGTACCCTTTCTCCACTCCCAGCCGAACCCATAGTACCCCCATGCAAGGGATAACCAGTAGGGGCTAGGAACAACTCTGATTCCCCTTTGGGATGCTAAGAGGGACCAATGAAATTTGAGGTAGAGCGAGGAATAAGAACCCTGTCTCCTAACTCCAAGTCCTATGCCTTGACCGTCTTCCTTTACTGTCATACATGTGCTTTTGCTTTCCTTCCCATTTCCAAGAAAACCTCTTCTTGTCCCATACAGATTCAGAAGAAATAGACAAGAAAAGAGCAAGAGTAAAAAACAGTGAAGGGGGTGATGTTCCACAGAAATACTTCGTTGTCACAAACAATCAGCTTTTACGAGTTAAATACTTATTAGTATATTCACAGAAACAACACAGGAGGTAAGAATTCAACTCACCAGTATAATGAGCACGGTGCAAATGCCAGATAGAGATCTTATTTGCAcatcactctctctctcaaaatcaAAAAATACAAAAGCCAGACATGCTTCCACCTACAGGAAGCAAAAAGGGATCCCGGAGCAAATATAGTAGCTAGGAAAATCTTTATCAAAGCTTGCAAGATTGttcaaaaataataaaacataataAATGTGTCAATGATAAGATTATATTTGATGTAATTCATGCTTTTTTatgcattttttcccctccacagGCCTTCTAGTCAGTTGTCTTGGTTTTCCAATCATCGTTTTGCTATAATGATGATGATGTATCTACTACTGCTAATTGTTATAGGTGCCAGCAACTCACCGGCCTTCCTCTACTACTGGAATAGAATGTTTGACTCAGAAGGATGAACAGGCTGGTTTATATGCTGTTATGTTCACCATGTGCCTTAATGATAGGAGATCTACAACCTACTGCATCTGGACCAGCGCTCTGGAAATGGGGTCTTGAGCATTTGGTTATATTCCAGTTGCATTTCCTTCACGGCCCCCTTTCCGTTTTTTCTTGTTTAAGTCGTTTTGTTTCTTTGAGTAATGAGGGAGCCTGATAGGCTGAAAAGGGAGCTGCCAATCTTGCCCTAGGGACGCTGAAGTAGAATGTGAACAGTTCTGTACAGACATGTTTTAGTCAATGCTCTAAGaaaaagctttatttaaaattaatgaaaACTTTAACGTGGAAACTATCGGGCCATAGCTGCTGGCTTGACGTGGTCTCCATCATACACATTTCTAGTTTGGTTAAGTTTCTCTCAGCACCCCTGTATTGAGGGTGTTTATTCTCTGCCAGATTAAAAAAGCAATATTTATTTATAACGCTATTGGAAGGGAGGAATTCTCTTTACCTCACACAAAGGTAAACCTGCAGTAGGTTTTATTGCTTTGACTTGAGAAACCCTGTGTGTCTTTACTGAAGTGCTGTTTCTCATGTGATAAAGCAGGATCATCTTAATTACAATTTTTGACAGGGGATTATATTTGGGCACAGTGATTGTAACAAAACATTATAAATAAAACAGTAACCAAGTTGGAAGGATCTGGATGTTCTTGTGTGttattgaaaataaaaatcactGGATAAAGAATTAATACTGAATTTTAGAGCACTGTAGGCTATGATGAGAGGAACGTGTCTTAAGTACAGTACAATGGGCcagacagatcctcagctaggtTCAGGGAGCACACAGTGCAAGTCTGGGGAGGAGGTGTGTAAGATCAAAGTTCACCTTGGCCCTCCCCCACTAAGGGGCCCACTATATTCAGGGCTGGTCCTTGTGTCCAGCAGGCTCAAATGGGAGCTCGGGATCAGGGCCGGGCAGGAGCTTCCCATCAAGAAGGAACAGGAAGGTCTATGCCACTGGCAGATCTCTTGGTCTGGGAACACTGTTTTCACAGCCAAATGTGCAGTGCAAAATGGTTGCATGATGCTCCAGGATGTGGCTCTATTTGTACACATGTCCCGTCTCTTTTTCTGCAGTTGTGACCTGATTACAGTAGGAATATACCAAATATTTCCCAAAATATTTCCTATCGTTTTAGGAAATAGAGTATTTTGAGAGCAGGATTTATTTTGTTTCCAAGGTCAGAGAGTGATGTCAGTTTAGTATATACTGCATTTAGGTTTTCACTTGATAACTGACCTCTGTATGTGTGTCTGCAAGATATACTGTCTACTTAAAGTTATCAGAAGGAGATTGGTTTTTCCTCTCTCAGAATTACATTATCTGTGTTAGGTAGGCTTCATGCCAATATGTTGTAAGACGTAGccatattttactttaaaaaaaatcaaattacacTAAGAACCCCTCATTTATTATTTGGATTTGTTTGACAGTGTATAGGTTTGTTAGAATTCTGTGTAGTGCACACTTGGAGACTTGGAACATTTAAAGAGATTTGAAAATCACTTCCCTGTCTGAATGTTTTATCTGTACTATAGTTATAAAACCACCTAAAAAGTATACAAACTGAAAAAGCTAGCAAAAAAGTTTCTGTTGTTAGTTTATGTTGTGCATGTGGGGATAACATTGCATATAGTCAGATTCACTATTTCTCCCTCTGATGGATCAGCAAGGTAGCAGAAAACCCCATATAAAATTGccttaataaaaatatttgtaaaagctTCAGGACACATTTTAAGATTGTGCTCTCAGAAAGTGGcaggttttttaaatgtcaactttaaataattgaaattgacactgtccctttaaacaaTGGGGGCTTTTTGCACTCATTTTGAACACAGTAAAACTTTAATTTTGTGAAGATGTGAGCATGAGTGACTATGACCACTCTTGATGTTAATCTCAGATTTAAGTACAGTGATGCGGTGAAAGCAGGAGAGTTCCACATTTATAAAGCAGCACATTGTGTGTTGTAAACATTAGATGTATTTTGAGACAGCCAGGGTCGTTCAACAAAGAAGAGCTACACCCTGTGAAAGAAGATTCAGCAGCAAACTAGCCAGGGTTTTGAACAAAGTGTCAGGAAGGAATGGACTATTCCAGACAACTATTTCAATTAAGCTTTGAAGTTGGCTGACTTAGTTTTAAAGGCATTAAGAGAGAGAACACCATTTCCTGAAATGGGTATTTTCTCACCTTTGAGATTTTGGATTATATAAATACGTCACATCTTTAATAGGAATGTCCATTCTAGGAGCTAAAAGTACGTCATGACTTACGGTACAGTAGCCCCACAGGGATGTCACATAGAGAAGTGGTAGTAtgtccatttcacagatgggaaactgaagcacagccactaagtaacttgcccaaagtcacacacaggaaatctgtggcagaactgggaatagaaaccaAGTCTTGGACACTCCGAATGGTATGttaaccacaaaaccattctTCTCATAAGATCCTTGATGCTTGTCTAGTTACTGTGTTATATATGAGAGTAATGTGGATACATATTACTGATATGTAATTTATATTAAATAGGGCATGGATAACACCACTTTTTATTCCTTTTAAATGGTAGCTGTTCATATAAATCTTTTATGTCAGCATTACTTAACATGCTGTGTGTGCCATAAACTGGAGCCATTTTAAGTGACTAATTCTCAGTGTGACTGAATGCCAGTGCTTATTGAGACAAGAGCATTCATTGCAGGGGATAAAGCAGCATAACATCTCTCATATCCTCAGGGGTAGGGTTTGCTTCCTTGTCTCTTATCTACCACACGTGAAGTCTGAAATTCATCTCCAAAatccttttattttaatcttgccTGATGTAATTCTCCAACCTAATGGATGGGTTTAGAAAATTTAAAATGGCAAAGGAAGCCACCTTCaggagaggttaaatgacttgtttACTAGGGTGGGGAAAGAGCGGTTTTAAGAAgttctgtgtttttaaaggtgaccacaaaaaaaaaaatcacaattgcaAAATTTGATAACAGCTCCTGTGTAAAATCTGTTATTAACCAAACTATAAGGAAATGGTGTGTACTCCCTACAGCTGTAGTGGAGTGTCTTAAGATGCATGGAGACCATGATTATCCTCTATGTTTATGATTATCCttcatctgaggatttcaaaATGGTGGGAAGTATTAAATCCCTTTTACTGATGGTTAAACTTAGTGACAAAGAGGAGACTTGGCTGAGAATATACACCAAGGCTGTGATGGGgggtggctcagtggtttgagcattggcctgctaaccccagcattgcaagttcagtccttgagcaggccacttagggatctggggcaaaaatctggtgattggtcctgctttgagcagggggttggactaggtgacctcctgaggtctcttccaaccctgatattctatgtagtTGGGAATAAAACCCAACAGACTTGATACAAGGCCCCTGCTGTAACTATGTTAGAAGTCTAACTTCTGTGGGTGGCTGAATTGCAAGCAAAACAGAGAGTAGATGAATGGCAGAGAGATCCAAGGCAAAAGATAGAGGTTCAATGCATGCATCTGCTCAAGATTGCAATCTGACTCTTAATATTATGCTTGATCAATGAAAAGCTGCATTAAATAATGAACCCTACAGAAAGATCTCTGCATATTTCTAGCAAACAAGACAAGGGTTATTACCTCACTGATTAAATGTGTCAAAGAAAGTATCTTTTCCCTAGATGTTATTCTGTCACCTAATTGCCAGAAATAATGACTTGGTAAtcagttggtttttttttaactcaaaccCTCAAAATTAGGCCTAAACTGTGTCAACATTGCCTGTGCTATTGCGGCTACCTCACTATCTATGCTCACTTAATCTCACTCACTGCAACCTCTCTTGTTGGTGAATGGAACGAGAAGCATTTATTCCAATGAATTTCTCCGCCAGACGCCTTTATTTATGCACTGTACAGCTTGCAAAACAAGAACATTACCATCTAATGCCCCATTGCCTTTCACAGTCCATTA
The nucleotide sequence above comes from Mauremys reevesii isolate NIE-2019 linkage group 10, ASM1616193v1, whole genome shotgun sequence. Encoded proteins:
- the PARP16 gene encoding protein mono-ADP-ribosyltransferase PARP16 isoform X1 yields the protein MLPRRPSDAALREKIKEATRRDILAADLKCSLFVSALQSYKRDSVLRPFPGLYANEESKDFDALLADTNALPSLKELPESNSDTDKRTWDLFSWILSSKFLTIQSTKKKEYEKIQELTGMSSDAVPTPDFLFEIVYCDQMNAKFDETRGERNLIYAFHGSRLENFHSILHNGLHCHLNRTSLFGEGTYLTSDLSLALLYSPHGLGWQRSVLGPILSCVAVCEIIDHPDVKCQVKKKDSEEIDKKRARVKNSEGGDVPQKYFVVTNNQLLRVKYLLVYSQKQHRRPSSQLSWFSNHRFAIMMMMYLLLLIVIGASNSPAFLYYWNRMFDSEG
- the PARP16 gene encoding protein mono-ADP-ribosyltransferase PARP16 isoform X2 produces the protein MLPRRPSDAALREKIKEATRRDILAADLKCSLFVSALQSYKRDSVLRPFPGLYANEESKDFDALLADTNALPSLKELPESNSDTDKRTWDLFSWILSSKFLTIQSTKKKETSLFGEGTYLTSDLSLALLYSPHGLGWQRSVLGPILSCVAVCEIIDHPDVKCQVKKKDSEEIDKKRARVKNSEGGDVPQKYFVVTNNQLLRVKYLLVYSQKQHRRPSSQLSWFSNHRFAIMMMMYLLLLIVIGASNSPAFLYYWNRMFDSEG